A stretch of Halomonas elongata DSM 2581 DNA encodes these proteins:
- the mobH gene encoding MobH family relaxase: protein MLGLFRTARKTRQHSEAAGWLSPQPGGQLLQSPYRQQLIGALWDMCSMSRQVFVDYVQAPIERYAELAQELPASESHHHAYRGGMLDHGLEVVCYAMRLRRQHLLPPGASPEEQTAVGELWTVAILYAALLHDVAKILVDIEIHLISGRRWHLWHGPIPEPYRVRYREDRDYHLHETTNLLLAQQILSPKVLDWLYSEPRLFGTVMYAVSGVPERGGIISEIVGQADRTSVSKALGGDPNKAFEAPTQSLQRKIADGLRYLVKEKLGINQPGAPLFLTDDALWLVSPRVPRELKGYLLENGVGGIPGDDTRLYDEMQAHGLIEANPQGQSVWPVTIVKDDWSVDLSCLRVPPALIWPSAEERPEPWSGSLTVREKASKKGKEDQAGPDAAQATNEPTPDTTATASPSSSSSAKSSATPATDVPEQGASTSATEVSGLDTDSLIDLVTGGETTNTTTPADDAQATDPSLLDATHDDASPESTKAEVDTTSQPAPTTKGKTLGETFLQWLQDGAKSHRLLVNAPKAQVHGVDDTWLIVSPGIFRRFCHEHDGVSWTEVQQQFQKLGLHRVRDDGTNIHSARVDGQNKKGRLVKGYILKRADVLPIEQRNNPFLSLIAHRNMDVNDE, encoded by the coding sequence ATGCTCGGCTTGTTTCGGACAGCCAGGAAAACACGGCAGCACAGCGAGGCGGCAGGCTGGCTCAGCCCTCAACCGGGCGGGCAACTGCTGCAGTCCCCTTACCGCCAACAACTGATCGGGGCCCTCTGGGACATGTGCTCCATGTCCCGGCAGGTCTTTGTCGACTACGTCCAGGCACCCATCGAGCGGTATGCCGAGCTGGCCCAGGAATTGCCGGCCTCCGAGTCCCACCACCACGCCTATCGTGGCGGGATGCTGGATCACGGCCTGGAGGTGGTGTGCTACGCCATGCGGCTACGCCGACAGCACCTGCTGCCGCCCGGCGCGTCACCGGAAGAGCAGACCGCGGTCGGCGAGCTGTGGACGGTGGCCATCCTCTATGCCGCCCTGCTGCATGATGTCGCCAAGATTCTCGTCGACATCGAGATCCACCTGATCAGCGGCCGGCGGTGGCACCTCTGGCATGGCCCTATCCCGGAACCCTATCGGGTTCGTTACAGAGAGGATCGTGACTACCACCTGCATGAGACTACCAATCTCCTGCTGGCCCAGCAGATCCTCTCACCGAAGGTCCTAGATTGGCTCTACAGCGAGCCCCGCCTGTTTGGCACTGTCATGTACGCCGTCAGTGGCGTGCCCGAGCGCGGCGGTATCATCAGCGAGATTGTTGGCCAGGCCGATCGCACCAGTGTCTCGAAGGCGCTGGGTGGGGATCCGAACAAGGCCTTCGAGGCCCCGACCCAATCGCTGCAACGCAAGATCGCGGACGGCCTTCGCTATCTGGTCAAGGAGAAGCTGGGCATCAATCAGCCCGGTGCTCCGCTCTTCTTGACCGACGACGCGCTGTGGCTGGTCTCGCCTCGCGTGCCGCGAGAGTTGAAGGGCTATCTATTGGAGAACGGGGTGGGTGGTATCCCTGGGGATGACACCCGTCTTTATGACGAAATGCAGGCCCACGGCCTGATCGAAGCCAACCCCCAAGGACAATCAGTGTGGCCAGTAACCATCGTGAAAGACGACTGGTCCGTCGACCTGTCGTGCCTGCGCGTCCCGCCGGCGCTGATTTGGCCATCGGCCGAGGAACGACCCGAGCCCTGGTCGGGCAGCCTGACGGTCCGCGAGAAAGCGTCGAAGAAAGGAAAGGAAGATCAGGCCGGACCGGATGCCGCCCAGGCAACAAACGAACCAACGCCGGACACCACTGCCACAGCCTCCCCCTCTTCGTCATCTTCGGCCAAGTCGTCGGCAACGCCCGCGACTGACGTTCCCGAGCAGGGCGCAAGCACGTCCGCGACGGAGGTGTCTGGGCTGGACACCGACTCCCTGATCGACCTGGTCACGGGCGGGGAAACCACCAACACCACGACGCCGGCGGACGATGCCCAGGCAACGGATCCGTCTCTGCTAGACGCCACACATGATGATGCCTCTCCGGAAAGCACCAAGGCTGAGGTCGACACCACGTCTCAGCCCGCACCGACAACGAAGGGCAAAACACTAGGTGAAACGTTCCTGCAGTGGTTGCAGGATGGAGCGAAGAGCCACCGCCTGCTAGTGAATGCCCCCAAGGCGCAAGTTCACGGTGTCGATGACACCTGGTTGATCGTCAGTCCCGGCATCTTCCGTCGTTTCTGCCATGAGCATGACGGCGTTAGTTGGACGGAGGTTCAGCAACAATTCCAAAAGCTCGGCCTGCACCGTGTTCGGGACG
- a CDS encoding LexA family protein encodes MRTEIIGRVGTTTSPQLIPLAADSVRAGFPSPADDYLETELDLVDHLVQHPSATFYVRAKGESMMRHGIYDGDLLIVDRSLEPRNGDVIIIAVDGELTCKQLDLIGRRPYLVSGNSAFTPIPLEGRECHVWGVVTHNIHALRSGVGR; translated from the coding sequence ATGCGCACTGAGATCATCGGTCGCGTTGGGACGACCACGTCCCCTCAGCTGATCCCACTGGCCGCTGATAGCGTTAGGGCAGGATTCCCCAGTCCGGCTGACGACTATCTGGAGACTGAGCTCGACCTGGTGGATCACCTGGTCCAGCACCCGAGCGCCACGTTCTATGTCCGCGCCAAGGGCGAATCGATGATGCGTCATGGCATTTACGATGGCGACCTGCTGATCGTTGATCGCTCCCTGGAACCGCGCAACGGTGATGTCATCATCATCGCCGTCGATGGTGAGCTGACCTGCAAACAGCTGGACCTCATTGGACGGCGGCCCTACCTGGTTTCCGGCAACTCGGCGTTCACGCCCATCCCGCTAGAAGGGCGGGAATGCCATGTGTGGGGTGTCGTGACGCATAACATCCACGCACTACGTTCCGGAGTGGGTCGGTGA